One genomic region from Sander lucioperca isolate FBNREF2018 chromosome 3, SLUC_FBN_1.2, whole genome shotgun sequence encodes:
- the isl2b gene encoding insulin gene enhancer protein isl-2b isoform X4 has product MVDIIFSSSFLGDMGDHSKKKPGFAMCVGCGSQIHDQYILRVSPDLEWHAACLKCAECSQYLDETCTCFVRDGKTYCKRDYVRLFGIKCAKCNLGFSSSDLVMRARDNVYHIECFRCSVCSRQLLPGDEFSLREEELLCRADHSLLLERSSAGSPISPGHIHSNRPLHLADPVTVRQAPHRNHVHKQSEKTTRVRTVLNEKQLHTLRTCYNANPRPDALMKEQLVEMTGLSPRVIRVWFQNKRCKDKKKSILMKQLQQQHHSDKTNLQGLTGTPLVAGSPIRHESAVQGNPVEVQTYQPPWKALSEFALQSDLDQPAFQQLVSFSESGSLGNSSGSDVTSLSSQLPDTPNSMVPSPVET; this is encoded by the exons ATggtggatattattttcagctCTTCTTTCTTGGGTGATATGGGGGATCATTCCAAAA AGAAGCCAGGATTCGCGATGTGTGTAGGATGTGGAAGTCAGATCCATGACCAGTACATACTGAGAGTCTCTCCCGACCTGGAGTGGCATGCAGCCTGCCTGAAGTGTGCAGAGTGCAGCCAGTACCTGGATGAGACCTGCACTTGTTTCGTCCGGGATGGCAAAACCTATTGCAAAAGAGATTATGTAAG GCTGTTTGGAATAAAATGCGCAAAATGCAACCTGGGATTCAGCAGCAGCGATTTGGTGATGAGGGCCCGGGATAACGTTTACCACATCGAGTGTTTTCGGTGCTCGGTGTGCAGCAGGCAGCTGCTGCCGGGAGACGAGTTCTCCCTGCGGGAAGAGGAGCTGCTGTGCCGGGCGGACCACAGCCTGCTGCTGGAGAGGAGCTCCGCAGGAAGCCCTATCAGCCCCGGACACATCCACTCCAACAGACCGCTGCACCTGGCAG ACCCGGTCACGGTGCGGCAGGCCCCGCATCGGAACCACGTCCACAAGCAGTCGGAGAAGACGACGCGGGTCAGGACGGTGCTGAACGAGAAGCAGCTCCACACGTTGCGGACCTGCTACAACGCCAACCCGAGGCCGGACGCGCTGATGAAGGAGCAGCTGGTGGAGATGACCGGCCTGAGCCCCAGGGTGATCCGGGTCTGGTTCCAGAACAAGCGCTGCAAAGACAAGAAGAAGTCCATCCTGATgaagcagctccagcagcagcaccacagTGATAAGACT AATCTGCAGGGCCTCACAGGGACGCCTCTTGTAGCCGGGAGTCCTATTCGACATGAGAGTGCTGTGCAGGGAAACCCAGTGGAGGTTCAGACCTACCAGCCTCCATGGAAAGCCCTGAGTGAGTTCGCCCTGCAGAGTGACCTGGACCAACCAGCCTTCCAacaactg GTGTCTTTCTCTGAATCGGGCTCTCTCGGAAACTCCTCCGGCAGCGACGTGACTTCTTTGTCCTCTCAGTTACCGGACACCCCCAACAGTATGGTACCCAGCCCGGTGGAGACGTGA
- the isl2b gene encoding insulin gene enhancer protein isl-2b isoform X3, translating into MVDIIFSSSFLGDMGDHSKKKPGFAMCVGCGSQIHDQYILRVSPDLEWHAACLKCAECSQYLDETCTCFVRDGKTYCKRDYVRLFGIKCAKCNLGFSSSDLVMRARDNVYHIECFRCSVCSRQLLPGDEFSLREEELLCRADHSLLLERSSAGSPISPGHIHSNRPLHLAADPVTVRQAPHRNHVHKQSEKTTRVRTVLNEKQLHTLRTCYNANPRPDALMKEQLVEMTGLSPRVIRVWFQNKRCKDKKKSILMKQLQQQHHSDKTNLQGLTGTPLVAGSPIRHESAVQGNPVEVQTYQPPWKALSEFALQSDLDQPAFQQLVSFSESGSLGNSSGSDVTSLSSQLPDTPNSMVPSPVET; encoded by the exons ATggtggatattattttcagctCTTCTTTCTTGGGTGATATGGGGGATCATTCCAAAA AGAAGCCAGGATTCGCGATGTGTGTAGGATGTGGAAGTCAGATCCATGACCAGTACATACTGAGAGTCTCTCCCGACCTGGAGTGGCATGCAGCCTGCCTGAAGTGTGCAGAGTGCAGCCAGTACCTGGATGAGACCTGCACTTGTTTCGTCCGGGATGGCAAAACCTATTGCAAAAGAGATTATGTAAG GCTGTTTGGAATAAAATGCGCAAAATGCAACCTGGGATTCAGCAGCAGCGATTTGGTGATGAGGGCCCGGGATAACGTTTACCACATCGAGTGTTTTCGGTGCTCGGTGTGCAGCAGGCAGCTGCTGCCGGGAGACGAGTTCTCCCTGCGGGAAGAGGAGCTGCTGTGCCGGGCGGACCACAGCCTGCTGCTGGAGAGGAGCTCCGCAGGAAGCCCTATCAGCCCCGGACACATCCACTCCAACAGACCGCTGCACCTGGCAG CAGACCCGGTCACGGTGCGGCAGGCCCCGCATCGGAACCACGTCCACAAGCAGTCGGAGAAGACGACGCGGGTCAGGACGGTGCTGAACGAGAAGCAGCTCCACACGTTGCGGACCTGCTACAACGCCAACCCGAGGCCGGACGCGCTGATGAAGGAGCAGCTGGTGGAGATGACCGGCCTGAGCCCCAGGGTGATCCGGGTCTGGTTCCAGAACAAGCGCTGCAAAGACAAGAAGAAGTCCATCCTGATgaagcagctccagcagcagcaccacagTGATAAGACT AATCTGCAGGGCCTCACAGGGACGCCTCTTGTAGCCGGGAGTCCTATTCGACATGAGAGTGCTGTGCAGGGAAACCCAGTGGAGGTTCAGACCTACCAGCCTCCATGGAAAGCCCTGAGTGAGTTCGCCCTGCAGAGTGACCTGGACCAACCAGCCTTCCAacaactg GTGTCTTTCTCTGAATCGGGCTCTCTCGGAAACTCCTCCGGCAGCGACGTGACTTCTTTGTCCTCTCAGTTACCGGACACCCCCAACAGTATGGTACCCAGCCCGGTGGAGACGTGA
- the isl2b gene encoding insulin gene enhancer protein isl-2b isoform X1, with amino-acid sequence MVDIIFSSSFLGDMGDHSKKKPGFAMCVGCGSQIHDQYILRVSPDLEWHAACLKCAECSQYLDETCTCFVRDGKTYCKRDYVRLFGIKCAKCNLGFSSSDLVMRARDNVYHIECFRCSVCSRQLLPGDEFSLREEELLCRADHSLLLERSSAGSPISPGHIHSNRPLHLAADPVTVRQAPHRNHVHKQSEKTTRVRTVLNEKQLHTLRTCYNANPRPDALMKEQLVEMTGLSPRVIRVWFQNKRCKDKKKSILMKQLQQQHHSDKTVSIFNLQGLTGTPLVAGSPIRHESAVQGNPVEVQTYQPPWKALSEFALQSDLDQPAFQQLVSFSESGSLGNSSGSDVTSLSSQLPDTPNSMVPSPVET; translated from the exons ATggtggatattattttcagctCTTCTTTCTTGGGTGATATGGGGGATCATTCCAAAA AGAAGCCAGGATTCGCGATGTGTGTAGGATGTGGAAGTCAGATCCATGACCAGTACATACTGAGAGTCTCTCCCGACCTGGAGTGGCATGCAGCCTGCCTGAAGTGTGCAGAGTGCAGCCAGTACCTGGATGAGACCTGCACTTGTTTCGTCCGGGATGGCAAAACCTATTGCAAAAGAGATTATGTAAG GCTGTTTGGAATAAAATGCGCAAAATGCAACCTGGGATTCAGCAGCAGCGATTTGGTGATGAGGGCCCGGGATAACGTTTACCACATCGAGTGTTTTCGGTGCTCGGTGTGCAGCAGGCAGCTGCTGCCGGGAGACGAGTTCTCCCTGCGGGAAGAGGAGCTGCTGTGCCGGGCGGACCACAGCCTGCTGCTGGAGAGGAGCTCCGCAGGAAGCCCTATCAGCCCCGGACACATCCACTCCAACAGACCGCTGCACCTGGCAG CAGACCCGGTCACGGTGCGGCAGGCCCCGCATCGGAACCACGTCCACAAGCAGTCGGAGAAGACGACGCGGGTCAGGACGGTGCTGAACGAGAAGCAGCTCCACACGTTGCGGACCTGCTACAACGCCAACCCGAGGCCGGACGCGCTGATGAAGGAGCAGCTGGTGGAGATGACCGGCCTGAGCCCCAGGGTGATCCGGGTCTGGTTCCAGAACAAGCGCTGCAAAGACAAGAAGAAGTCCATCCTGATgaagcagctccagcagcagcaccacagTGATAAGACTGTAAGCATCTTC AATCTGCAGGGCCTCACAGGGACGCCTCTTGTAGCCGGGAGTCCTATTCGACATGAGAGTGCTGTGCAGGGAAACCCAGTGGAGGTTCAGACCTACCAGCCTCCATGGAAAGCCCTGAGTGAGTTCGCCCTGCAGAGTGACCTGGACCAACCAGCCTTCCAacaactg GTGTCTTTCTCTGAATCGGGCTCTCTCGGAAACTCCTCCGGCAGCGACGTGACTTCTTTGTCCTCTCAGTTACCGGACACCCCCAACAGTATGGTACCCAGCCCGGTGGAGACGTGA
- the isl2b gene encoding insulin gene enhancer protein isl-2b isoform X7, with amino-acid sequence MRPALVSSGMAKPIAKEIMLFGIKCAKCNLGFSSSDLVMRARDNVYHIECFRCSVCSRQLLPGDEFSLREEELLCRADHSLLLERSSAGSPISPGHIHSNRPLHLAADPVTVRQAPHRNHVHKQSEKTTRVRTVLNEKQLHTLRTCYNANPRPDALMKEQLVEMTGLSPRVIRVWFQNKRCKDKKKSILMKQLQQQHHSDKTVSIFNLQGLTGTPLVAGSPIRHESAVQGNPVEVQTYQPPWKALSEFALQSDLDQPAFQQLVSFSESGSLGNSSGSDVTSLSSQLPDTPNSMVPSPVET; translated from the exons ATGAGACCTGCACTTGTTTCGTCCGGGATGGCAAAACCTATTGCAAAAGAGATTAT GCTGTTTGGAATAAAATGCGCAAAATGCAACCTGGGATTCAGCAGCAGCGATTTGGTGATGAGGGCCCGGGATAACGTTTACCACATCGAGTGTTTTCGGTGCTCGGTGTGCAGCAGGCAGCTGCTGCCGGGAGACGAGTTCTCCCTGCGGGAAGAGGAGCTGCTGTGCCGGGCGGACCACAGCCTGCTGCTGGAGAGGAGCTCCGCAGGAAGCCCTATCAGCCCCGGACACATCCACTCCAACAGACCGCTGCACCTGGCAG CAGACCCGGTCACGGTGCGGCAGGCCCCGCATCGGAACCACGTCCACAAGCAGTCGGAGAAGACGACGCGGGTCAGGACGGTGCTGAACGAGAAGCAGCTCCACACGTTGCGGACCTGCTACAACGCCAACCCGAGGCCGGACGCGCTGATGAAGGAGCAGCTGGTGGAGATGACCGGCCTGAGCCCCAGGGTGATCCGGGTCTGGTTCCAGAACAAGCGCTGCAAAGACAAGAAGAAGTCCATCCTGATgaagcagctccagcagcagcaccacagTGATAAGACTGTAAGCATCTTC AATCTGCAGGGCCTCACAGGGACGCCTCTTGTAGCCGGGAGTCCTATTCGACATGAGAGTGCTGTGCAGGGAAACCCAGTGGAGGTTCAGACCTACCAGCCTCCATGGAAAGCCCTGAGTGAGTTCGCCCTGCAGAGTGACCTGGACCAACCAGCCTTCCAacaactg GTGTCTTTCTCTGAATCGGGCTCTCTCGGAAACTCCTCCGGCAGCGACGTGACTTCTTTGTCCTCTCAGTTACCGGACACCCCCAACAGTATGGTACCCAGCCCGGTGGAGACGTGA
- the isl2b gene encoding insulin gene enhancer protein isl-2b isoform X2, producing MVDIIFSSSFLGDMGDHSKKKPGFAMCVGCGSQIHDQYILRVSPDLEWHAACLKCAECSQYLDETCTCFVRDGKTYCKRDYVRLFGIKCAKCNLGFSSSDLVMRARDNVYHIECFRCSVCSRQLLPGDEFSLREEELLCRADHSLLLERSSAGSPISPGHIHSNRPLHLADPVTVRQAPHRNHVHKQSEKTTRVRTVLNEKQLHTLRTCYNANPRPDALMKEQLVEMTGLSPRVIRVWFQNKRCKDKKKSILMKQLQQQHHSDKTVSIFNLQGLTGTPLVAGSPIRHESAVQGNPVEVQTYQPPWKALSEFALQSDLDQPAFQQLVSFSESGSLGNSSGSDVTSLSSQLPDTPNSMVPSPVET from the exons ATggtggatattattttcagctCTTCTTTCTTGGGTGATATGGGGGATCATTCCAAAA AGAAGCCAGGATTCGCGATGTGTGTAGGATGTGGAAGTCAGATCCATGACCAGTACATACTGAGAGTCTCTCCCGACCTGGAGTGGCATGCAGCCTGCCTGAAGTGTGCAGAGTGCAGCCAGTACCTGGATGAGACCTGCACTTGTTTCGTCCGGGATGGCAAAACCTATTGCAAAAGAGATTATGTAAG GCTGTTTGGAATAAAATGCGCAAAATGCAACCTGGGATTCAGCAGCAGCGATTTGGTGATGAGGGCCCGGGATAACGTTTACCACATCGAGTGTTTTCGGTGCTCGGTGTGCAGCAGGCAGCTGCTGCCGGGAGACGAGTTCTCCCTGCGGGAAGAGGAGCTGCTGTGCCGGGCGGACCACAGCCTGCTGCTGGAGAGGAGCTCCGCAGGAAGCCCTATCAGCCCCGGACACATCCACTCCAACAGACCGCTGCACCTGGCAG ACCCGGTCACGGTGCGGCAGGCCCCGCATCGGAACCACGTCCACAAGCAGTCGGAGAAGACGACGCGGGTCAGGACGGTGCTGAACGAGAAGCAGCTCCACACGTTGCGGACCTGCTACAACGCCAACCCGAGGCCGGACGCGCTGATGAAGGAGCAGCTGGTGGAGATGACCGGCCTGAGCCCCAGGGTGATCCGGGTCTGGTTCCAGAACAAGCGCTGCAAAGACAAGAAGAAGTCCATCCTGATgaagcagctccagcagcagcaccacagTGATAAGACTGTAAGCATCTTC AATCTGCAGGGCCTCACAGGGACGCCTCTTGTAGCCGGGAGTCCTATTCGACATGAGAGTGCTGTGCAGGGAAACCCAGTGGAGGTTCAGACCTACCAGCCTCCATGGAAAGCCCTGAGTGAGTTCGCCCTGCAGAGTGACCTGGACCAACCAGCCTTCCAacaactg GTGTCTTTCTCTGAATCGGGCTCTCTCGGAAACTCCTCCGGCAGCGACGTGACTTCTTTGTCCTCTCAGTTACCGGACACCCCCAACAGTATGGTACCCAGCCCGGTGGAGACGTGA
- the isl2b gene encoding insulin gene enhancer protein isl-2b isoform X6 gives MVDIIFSSSFLGDMGDHSKKKPGFAMCVGCGSQIHDQYILRVSPDLEWHAACLKCAECSQYLDETCTCFVRDGKTYCKRDYVRLFGIKCAKCNLGFSSSDLVMRARDNVYHIECFRCSVCSRQLLPGDEFSLREEELLCRADHSLLLERSSAGSPISPGHIHSNRPLHLAADPVTVRQAPHRNHVHKQSEKTTRVRTVLNEKQLHTLRTCYNANPRPDALMKEQLVEMTGLSPRVIRVWFQNKRCKDKKKSILMKQLQQQHHSDKTNLQGLTGTPLVAGSPIRHESAVQGNPVEVQTYQPPWKALSVFL, from the exons ATggtggatattattttcagctCTTCTTTCTTGGGTGATATGGGGGATCATTCCAAAA AGAAGCCAGGATTCGCGATGTGTGTAGGATGTGGAAGTCAGATCCATGACCAGTACATACTGAGAGTCTCTCCCGACCTGGAGTGGCATGCAGCCTGCCTGAAGTGTGCAGAGTGCAGCCAGTACCTGGATGAGACCTGCACTTGTTTCGTCCGGGATGGCAAAACCTATTGCAAAAGAGATTATGTAAG GCTGTTTGGAATAAAATGCGCAAAATGCAACCTGGGATTCAGCAGCAGCGATTTGGTGATGAGGGCCCGGGATAACGTTTACCACATCGAGTGTTTTCGGTGCTCGGTGTGCAGCAGGCAGCTGCTGCCGGGAGACGAGTTCTCCCTGCGGGAAGAGGAGCTGCTGTGCCGGGCGGACCACAGCCTGCTGCTGGAGAGGAGCTCCGCAGGAAGCCCTATCAGCCCCGGACACATCCACTCCAACAGACCGCTGCACCTGGCAG CAGACCCGGTCACGGTGCGGCAGGCCCCGCATCGGAACCACGTCCACAAGCAGTCGGAGAAGACGACGCGGGTCAGGACGGTGCTGAACGAGAAGCAGCTCCACACGTTGCGGACCTGCTACAACGCCAACCCGAGGCCGGACGCGCTGATGAAGGAGCAGCTGGTGGAGATGACCGGCCTGAGCCCCAGGGTGATCCGGGTCTGGTTCCAGAACAAGCGCTGCAAAGACAAGAAGAAGTCCATCCTGATgaagcagctccagcagcagcaccacagTGATAAGACT AATCTGCAGGGCCTCACAGGGACGCCTCTTGTAGCCGGGAGTCCTATTCGACATGAGAGTGCTGTGCAGGGAAACCCAGTGGAGGTTCAGACCTACCAGCCTCCATGGAAAGCCCTGA GTGTCTTTCTCTGA
- the isl2b gene encoding insulin gene enhancer protein isl-2b isoform X5 has product MVDIIFSSSFLGDMGDHSKKKPGFAMCVGCGSQIHDQYILRVSPDLEWHAACLKCAECSQYLDETCTCFVRDGKTYCKRDYVRLFGIKCAKCNLGFSSSDLVMRARDNVYHIECFRCSVCSRQLLPGDEFSLREEELLCRADHSLLLERSSAGSPISPGHIHSNRPLHLAADPVTVRQAPHRNHVHKQSEKTTRVRTVLNEKQLHTLRTCYNANPRPDALMKEQLVEMTGLSPRVIRVWFQNKRCKDKKKSILMKQLQQQHHSDKTVSIFNLQGLTGTPLVAGSPIRHESAVQGNPVEVQTYQPPWKALSVFL; this is encoded by the exons ATggtggatattattttcagctCTTCTTTCTTGGGTGATATGGGGGATCATTCCAAAA AGAAGCCAGGATTCGCGATGTGTGTAGGATGTGGAAGTCAGATCCATGACCAGTACATACTGAGAGTCTCTCCCGACCTGGAGTGGCATGCAGCCTGCCTGAAGTGTGCAGAGTGCAGCCAGTACCTGGATGAGACCTGCACTTGTTTCGTCCGGGATGGCAAAACCTATTGCAAAAGAGATTATGTAAG GCTGTTTGGAATAAAATGCGCAAAATGCAACCTGGGATTCAGCAGCAGCGATTTGGTGATGAGGGCCCGGGATAACGTTTACCACATCGAGTGTTTTCGGTGCTCGGTGTGCAGCAGGCAGCTGCTGCCGGGAGACGAGTTCTCCCTGCGGGAAGAGGAGCTGCTGTGCCGGGCGGACCACAGCCTGCTGCTGGAGAGGAGCTCCGCAGGAAGCCCTATCAGCCCCGGACACATCCACTCCAACAGACCGCTGCACCTGGCAG CAGACCCGGTCACGGTGCGGCAGGCCCCGCATCGGAACCACGTCCACAAGCAGTCGGAGAAGACGACGCGGGTCAGGACGGTGCTGAACGAGAAGCAGCTCCACACGTTGCGGACCTGCTACAACGCCAACCCGAGGCCGGACGCGCTGATGAAGGAGCAGCTGGTGGAGATGACCGGCCTGAGCCCCAGGGTGATCCGGGTCTGGTTCCAGAACAAGCGCTGCAAAGACAAGAAGAAGTCCATCCTGATgaagcagctccagcagcagcaccacagTGATAAGACTGTAAGCATCTTC AATCTGCAGGGCCTCACAGGGACGCCTCTTGTAGCCGGGAGTCCTATTCGACATGAGAGTGCTGTGCAGGGAAACCCAGTGGAGGTTCAGACCTACCAGCCTCCATGGAAAGCCCTGA GTGTCTTTCTCTGA